In Paenibacillus hexagrammi, the following are encoded in one genomic region:
- a CDS encoding glycosyltransferase family 2 protein produces MNPKVSIVMLCWNRKDDVRESLSRIRDIEYRDYELLVVDNGSTDGTQEMVEADFPEAKLIRMSHNVGIEAYNVGFEKALGEYLVIIDDDSFPASRAISRMVEKFERDPKLGVVAFDVRNFFHYDDIKNLEEKTEDSNRSADSDKYVMSYNGAGVGIRRELFRQVGYYPEEFFLYNNELDSAFRIWDAGYKIEFYADIVAYHKYSPKNRASWRAPYFYTRNAFWLVWKNYPIGEALTTTGQLMYRCFYATFEQRTNVYLKAMFDAFRKINVLSGKRKAVQPYIVENLRVPLDVFFTFYR; encoded by the coding sequence ATGAACCCAAAAGTATCCATCGTCATGCTTTGCTGGAACCGCAAAGACGATGTGCGGGAGAGCCTGTCTCGCATACGCGATATCGAATACCGAGATTATGAGCTTCTTGTCGTAGACAACGGCTCCACAGACGGCACACAGGAAATGGTTGAGGCTGATTTTCCAGAAGCCAAGCTTATTCGCATGTCCCATAATGTGGGGATCGAGGCCTATAACGTAGGCTTTGAGAAAGCCCTCGGCGAGTATCTTGTCATCATTGATGATGACTCCTTCCCAGCGTCACGGGCTATTTCCCGAATGGTAGAGAAGTTTGAGAGAGATCCGAAACTGGGTGTAGTTGCTTTCGATGTGCGTAACTTTTTTCATTATGATGATATTAAGAATTTGGAAGAAAAAACCGAAGATAGTAATAGAAGCGCTGATTCAGATAAGTATGTAATGTCCTATAACGGTGCCGGGGTCGGTATCCGAAGGGAGTTATTTCGTCAAGTGGGATATTATCCAGAGGAGTTTTTTCTGTATAACAATGAACTTGATTCCGCATTTCGCATCTGGGACGCAGGCTATAAGATCGAATTCTATGCTGATATTGTAGCCTATCATAAATATTCGCCAAAGAATCGAGCCTCGTGGAGAGCGCCGTATTTTTACACAAGGAATGCCTTTTGGCTCGTTTGGAAAAACTATCCGATAGGCGAAGCTCTGACAACAACAGGGCAACTGATGTATCGGTGTTTCTATGCCACATTTGAGCAGAGGACGAATGTTTATTTGAAGGCTATGTTCGATGCATTCAGAAAGATTAATGTGCTTAGTGGTAAGAGAAAAGCCGTGCAGCCGTACATTGTCGAGAATCTGCGTGTACCTCTGGATGTGTTTTTTACCTTTTATCGTTAA
- a CDS encoding glycosyltransferase family 2 protein translates to MSARVAVVICNWNKKEYVLRCLDSLQKSTYRDIDIMVVDNASSDGSAEAIRAQFGNQVTLLVNERNLGGSGGFNTGLRQALSGSYTYIYLLDNDVMVDAAALQELVSYMEDHEDVAAVGSKLFVLDRPYEIQEMGASIDWERFNVNPHYKGAVDNGTLPEIVECDYVPACSVLIRSEVIRQVGLLDEQCFIYWDDIEWFYRMKLAGYRVVANGKSKVWHKMGAANRTSTFPTYYFWRNRIRFFVKYTHESSRSYFVDRLFDDMFRAVYFSNYKGQLQTARTVLLAVEDAIGGISGKALEGRVVQREPLEETFNRIIQEQHRIAIKDNAHMNHLRDIFDRIVQVNPSAQIVLIAGKHEPELLKGQFNCGIYTESAPASGYFICEACDHIVEVRNQLERSVDLYVDGYFNTAHTDQDMQSLRGFDSALNVYLNIYKPVLDIKIKELHTIMSS, encoded by the coding sequence ATGTCAGCAAGAGTAGCTGTTGTTATCTGCAACTGGAATAAAAAGGAATATGTTCTGCGATGTCTAGACTCCCTTCAAAAATCGACTTATCGTGATATCGACATTATGGTTGTCGATAATGCATCCTCGGATGGTTCAGCCGAAGCGATAAGAGCACAATTCGGGAATCAAGTTACCTTGCTTGTTAATGAACGCAATCTGGGGGGCTCCGGCGGGTTTAATACAGGGCTGCGTCAGGCCCTTTCCGGCTCGTATACATATATTTATTTACTGGATAACGATGTCATGGTTGACGCTGCCGCACTGCAGGAACTGGTCAGCTATATGGAGGATCATGAGGATGTAGCTGCTGTAGGGTCCAAGCTGTTTGTTCTGGATCGGCCGTATGAAATTCAAGAGATGGGCGCCTCAATTGATTGGGAGCGGTTCAATGTTAATCCTCACTATAAAGGAGCTGTCGACAACGGTACTTTGCCGGAAATAGTCGAATGTGACTATGTACCCGCATGCTCTGTGCTCATCCGCTCCGAGGTCATTCGCCAGGTTGGTCTGTTGGACGAGCAGTGTTTTATTTATTGGGATGACATTGAGTGGTTCTACCGCATGAAGTTGGCCGGTTATCGGGTCGTTGCGAACGGCAAATCGAAGGTGTGGCATAAAATGGGCGCAGCCAACAGAACGAGCACCTTTCCAACGTACTATTTTTGGAGAAATCGGATTCGCTTCTTCGTCAAGTATACGCATGAATCTTCCCGGTCCTATTTTGTGGACAGGCTATTCGATGATATGTTTCGGGCTGTATACTTTTCTAATTATAAAGGTCAGCTGCAGACCGCACGAACCGTGCTACTTGCTGTTGAAGACGCCATTGGAGGGATTAGCGGCAAAGCCTTGGAAGGTCGTGTCGTCCAGCGTGAGCCGCTGGAGGAGACATTTAACCGGATCATTCAGGAGCAACACCGCATTGCTATCAAAGATAACGCACACATGAACCACCTGAGAGATATCTTTGACCGGATCGTACAAGTGAATCCTTCAGCACAAATTGTATTGATAGCAGGAAAGCATGAACCGGAGCTGTTAAAAGGCCAGTTTAATTGTGGAATCTATACTGAATCTGCACCTGCTTCAGGTTACTTTATATGTGAAGCCTGCGATCATATTGTCGAAGTCCGAAATCAATTAGAACGTTCCGTTGACCTCTATGTGGACGGTTATTTCAATACAGCACATACAGATCAGGATATGCAGAGCCTACGAGGCTTTGATTCTGCGCTCAACGTTTATTTAAATATTTATAAGCCAGTCTTGGACATAAAAATCAAAGAATTGCACACTATCATGAGTTCTTAA
- a CDS encoding HAD-IA family hydrolase yields MTSLEQDAGSPKEHNGLWLEDEFLAPWADRWNQLEVISFDIFDTIVFRGFNNPEEVFLEVGRKALELGYLRAGLTAYEFQQLRILAEQHSRIVKRQRQGTIEVTLEEIYASLPPHTGQIHKLLELELDVEKNATMLNPSVESLVYYLSSKQKVIVLVSDMYLSEDQIRGLLAANSFPVNMVDHIFVSSEYGVNKSSSLLFEKLLKKYPQTDKSRIVHIGDNRVSDVQGAEQAGILAIHYGVIPVSFHSSIKWEEVRHESLLPRLRAMRQLASCLNASCEEAYKFWFKFGASILGPFLTGLCEWTLRICVTEGHQAVYPLMREGALLSELLMNSSKHKGFPLHIAPLYVSRASTFFAGIKEINEKELDFLFQRRHVTVGQLLEPFGLIDAHEFAAYREYFHLNADETKDITLQEGGTLKHHLLNILTREPAKQKVQAFINKSRALLVSYLQGTVGSFQDMVTIDMGIYGTIQKSLDAALSQAGVGYRTTHLLAMGGDLNRNLLFQGMDIRGYAGNAGEHFAMIRTIARSPEVLEELLMIGEEGSTLSYRDNGNGTALPVTAERSSSEEEHKQKLVCRDGIVAFQKLYFKMSASSAAINEEDFLNGAEMCKIIQRVMEMPTYEEAQQLGSLKYDENFGSRTLNSICNVQDQQLLEQLGVERFLEFSRHGWKHSKVYWPQGVVTRSAPLYILQKHLKVSSSHSYLVDLSDLVVEIVRQGIGTIMIYGAGDAGQTLMQLAKLHGLAVAGFVDKKLSLWGQRIQEVEVFSLERAVAGDIHVFAIGSIAFYKEIRNEIIRCYQANDKEPPLIFAVNI; encoded by the coding sequence GTGACATCCTTAGAACAGGACGCAGGCAGTCCAAAGGAACATAACGGCTTGTGGTTGGAGGATGAATTTTTGGCGCCATGGGCCGACCGATGGAATCAGCTCGAGGTCATAAGCTTCGATATCTTCGACACCATTGTATTCCGCGGATTTAACAACCCAGAGGAGGTGTTTCTGGAGGTTGGCCGGAAGGCGTTAGAACTCGGTTATTTGCGTGCGGGACTAACAGCGTATGAATTTCAGCAATTGCGTATTCTGGCCGAACAGCATTCTCGTATTGTAAAAAGGCAAAGACAGGGTACGATAGAGGTTACATTGGAAGAAATCTATGCGTCCCTTCCCCCTCATACAGGGCAAATTCACAAACTGTTAGAACTGGAACTGGATGTGGAGAAAAATGCTACGATGCTTAACCCCAGTGTTGAGTCACTGGTTTATTATTTGAGCAGCAAGCAAAAAGTGATTGTCCTTGTATCCGATATGTATCTAAGCGAAGATCAGATTCGGGGACTGCTAGCGGCGAATAGTTTTCCTGTTAACATGGTGGACCACATTTTCGTTTCCAGCGAATATGGTGTGAATAAGTCCTCGAGCCTGCTATTCGAGAAACTGCTGAAGAAATATCCGCAAACCGATAAAAGCCGGATCGTCCATATCGGAGACAATAGGGTATCGGATGTTCAAGGAGCTGAGCAGGCCGGAATTCTAGCGATTCATTACGGCGTGATCCCAGTTTCGTTCCACAGCTCTATTAAGTGGGAAGAAGTGCGACACGAAAGCCTACTGCCCCGCCTGAGAGCGATGCGGCAGCTCGCTTCATGTCTAAATGCTTCCTGTGAAGAGGCATATAAGTTCTGGTTTAAATTCGGCGCGAGCATCCTGGGACCGTTCTTAACGGGGTTGTGCGAGTGGACTCTGCGAATTTGCGTAACGGAGGGGCATCAAGCCGTATACCCTTTAATGCGCGAAGGTGCGCTACTAAGTGAACTGCTGATGAATAGCTCCAAGCACAAAGGGTTTCCGTTGCATATCGCTCCACTATATGTTTCACGGGCCTCCACTTTTTTTGCAGGCATCAAGGAAATTAACGAAAAAGAGCTCGACTTCCTGTTTCAGAGAAGGCACGTGACGGTTGGACAACTGCTGGAGCCATTCGGATTGATCGACGCCCATGAGTTCGCAGCCTACCGGGAATACTTTCACTTGAATGCGGATGAGACGAAGGATATTACACTGCAGGAAGGCGGCACGTTAAAGCATCATTTGTTAAACATACTAACGAGGGAGCCTGCCAAACAGAAGGTTCAAGCATTTATTAATAAATCCAGGGCGCTATTGGTTTCCTATCTTCAAGGTACGGTAGGATCCTTTCAGGATATGGTGACCATTGATATGGGGATTTACGGTACCATTCAGAAATCTTTGGATGCTGCACTGAGTCAGGCGGGCGTAGGGTATCGGACAACTCATCTATTGGCGATGGGCGGAGACTTGAATAGAAATTTGCTGTTTCAAGGCATGGACATTCGAGGGTATGCTGGGAACGCTGGAGAGCATTTCGCGATGATTCGGACAATTGCGCGAAGCCCTGAAGTACTGGAAGAACTACTGATGATAGGGGAGGAGGGTTCGACGCTCAGTTACCGGGACAATGGGAACGGTACCGCTCTTCCCGTCACTGCTGAGCGCTCGTCTTCGGAAGAAGAGCATAAGCAGAAGCTGGTCTGCCGTGATGGTATTGTTGCTTTTCAAAAGCTTTATTTCAAGATGTCGGCCTCCAGTGCTGCTATTAATGAAGAAGATTTTCTTAACGGTGCGGAGATGTGTAAAATCATTCAGAGAGTCATGGAGATGCCCACGTATGAAGAAGCTCAACAGCTAGGCTCTTTGAAATATGATGAAAACTTCGGGAGCCGGACATTAAACTCGATTTGCAACGTGCAGGATCAACAACTGCTAGAGCAGTTGGGCGTAGAACGATTCTTAGAATTTAGCCGTCATGGGTGGAAGCACAGCAAGGTTTACTGGCCACAAGGCGTGGTAACAAGGTCTGCGCCGCTGTATATTCTCCAGAAACATCTGAAGGTGTCCTCGTCCCACAGTTATCTGGTGGATCTCAGCGATCTAGTGGTCGAAATCGTTCGTCAAGGGATAGGCACTATCATGATTTATGGGGCTGGGGATGCAGGACAGACGCTGATGCAATTAGCCAAGCTGCACGGGCTTGCAGTTGCCGGTTTTGTCGATAAAAAGCTGTCCTTGTGGGGGCAAAGAATCCAGGAAGTTGAAGTGTTTTCGCTTGAGCGGGCTGTTGCAGGTGACATTCATGTTTTTGCCATCGGCTCGATCGCGTTTTACAAAGAAATTCGCAATGAGATTATTCGCTGTTACCAAGCCAATGACAAGGAGCCGCCGCTTATTTTTGCAGTCAATATATGA